One Moorella sp. E308F genomic region harbors:
- the pabA gene encoding aminodeoxychorismate/anthranilate synthase component II, with protein sequence MLLMIDNYDSFTYNLVQYFLELGQEVVVRRNDAITLEEIAALQPDYLVFSPGPCTPNEAGISLAAITAFAGKIPILGVCLGHQSIAQAFGGRVVRAGRLMHGKTSTITHDGKTIYRNLPNPFTATRYHSLIVEEETLPGCLEVTARSETGELMGLRHRHLPVEGVQFHPESILTTAGKELLKNFLEVYAKQTFMEAGALPLQGLSGTNEYKAS encoded by the coding sequence ATGCTGCTAATGATCGATAACTACGACTCTTTTACCTATAACCTGGTCCAGTATTTCCTGGAACTGGGACAGGAGGTGGTGGTGCGGCGTAATGACGCCATTACCCTGGAAGAAATTGCTGCCCTGCAGCCTGATTACCTGGTCTTTTCTCCTGGTCCCTGTACGCCCAATGAAGCTGGTATCTCCCTGGCGGCCATAACCGCCTTTGCCGGGAAAATCCCCATCCTGGGGGTTTGCCTGGGACACCAGAGTATAGCCCAGGCCTTTGGCGGCCGGGTAGTCCGGGCCGGGAGGCTGATGCACGGCAAGACCTCAACTATTACTCACGACGGCAAAACTATTTATCGTAACCTACCCAACCCCTTCACTGCCACCCGTTATCATTCCCTGATAGTTGAAGAAGAGACCCTGCCGGGCTGCCTGGAAGTCACAGCCCGCAGCGAAACCGGTGAATTAATGGGCTTGCGCCATCGCCACCTGCCGGTGGAAGGGGTCCAGTTCCACCCGGAATCGATCCTGACGACGGCGGGTAAAGAGTTGCTGAAAAATTTTTTAGAAGTATATGCTAAGCAAACCTTCATGGAAGCTGGTGCCCTTCCGCTTCAAGGCTTAAGTGGAACAAACGAATATAAAGCCAGCTAA
- the aroH gene encoding chorismate mutase, with protein sequence MEEKIQGLPGTGRKRESGGTKVRGLRGAVEVPENTAAAILTATEGLLREMMGRNGLAVEDIISAIFTVTPDLNAAFPAEAARRLGWQEVALMCATEIPVPGSLPGIVRVLIHAYSDREPVHVYLGRAAQLRPDLR encoded by the coding sequence ATGGAAGAAAAAATTCAGGGTTTACCCGGAACCGGACGCAAACGGGAATCCGGGGGTACAAAAGTACGGGGCTTACGCGGGGCCGTTGAAGTGCCGGAGAATACGGCCGCCGCCATTCTTACGGCAACTGAAGGTTTGCTCCGGGAAATGATGGGCCGGAACGGGCTGGCCGTAGAAGACATTATCAGCGCCATTTTTACGGTGACGCCGGATCTCAATGCGGCTTTCCCGGCCGAGGCTGCCCGGCGCCTGGGCTGGCAGGAAGTAGCCTTAATGTGCGCTACCGAAATACCGGTACCGGGAAGCCTGCCAGGGATTGTCCGCGTTTTAATCCATGCTTATAGCGATCGGGAACCGGTCCACGTTTATCTGGGCCGGGCAGCACAATTACGCCCGGATTTACGTTAG
- the trpC gene encoding indole-3-glycerol phosphate synthase TrpC produces MGCLMLAEILAHKRREVAVAREQRPLAQLEREVKNLPLTGDFRAALRRRGAGLNLIAELKQASPSRGLIRAAFDPEEQARLYTAAGAAAISVLTDWRFFKGKPEYLSRVRQVTPLPLLRKDFIVDPYQIYEARALGADAVLLIVAALEPAELQEYLALADKLKLGALVEVHTEAEVEVALQAGAGIIGINNRDLRTFKVDLHTTLALRPLIPPGPVVVSESGIMSRADAALVAEVGVDAILVGEALMTAGDVKLKIAELSLS; encoded by the coding sequence ATGGGCTGCCTGATGCTGGCGGAGATTCTGGCCCATAAACGCCGGGAAGTGGCGGTTGCCAGGGAGCAAAGGCCCCTGGCCCAACTGGAAAGGGAGGTAAAAAATCTACCCTTGACCGGGGATTTTCGCGCCGCCCTGCGGCGCCGGGGGGCCGGCCTGAACCTCATTGCCGAATTAAAGCAGGCTTCACCTTCCCGGGGCCTGATCCGGGCCGCCTTTGACCCGGAGGAGCAGGCCCGGCTTTATACAGCTGCCGGGGCGGCGGCCATTTCCGTATTAACAGACTGGCGTTTCTTCAAGGGTAAGCCGGAGTACCTGTCCCGGGTGCGGCAGGTAACCCCCCTGCCGCTGCTCCGCAAGGATTTTATTGTTGACCCCTACCAGATTTATGAAGCCCGGGCTTTAGGTGCCGATGCTGTGCTGCTAATTGTTGCCGCCCTGGAGCCGGCAGAACTGCAGGAATACCTGGCCCTGGCGGATAAGCTTAAGCTGGGAGCCCTGGTAGAAGTCCATACGGAGGCAGAAGTTGAAGTAGCCCTCCAGGCCGGCGCCGGGATTATCGGCATCAACAACCGGGATTTACGGACCTTTAAAGTCGACCTGCATACCACCCTTGCTTTACGGCCCTTGATCCCCCCGGGGCCGGTGGTGGTCAGTGAAAGCGGGATCATGAGCCGGGCCGATGCGGCCCTGGTAGCTGAGGTTGGCGTTGATGCCATCCTGGTGGGGGAAGCCCTGATGACAGCGGGGGATGTAAAGTTAAAAATTGCCGAGTTGAGTCTATCCTAA
- the pheA gene encoding prephenate dehydratase, with amino-acid sequence MKAIAYLGPPGTFSHEAAVAWARRVDRNWQAGADNFLTCLSLPEVLAAVQNHQAGAGILPVENSIEGAVNLTLDLVLEEEGLKVIGEVVLPVCHCLLGRAKEMTAIREVWSHPQALAQCRHYLATNLPGAKLKAVTSTAEAAREARQRPELAAIASAFAARLYQLPVLATSIQDYQDNKTRFWVLGREAPSLPGPYKTSLVVAALANRPGSLYAILKDFAEAGINLTRIESRPTKKELGEYLFFIDCEGKATASPLKEVLAGLKSRTGLLKILGSYSQDRGETSCS; translated from the coding sequence ATGAAGGCTATAGCTTACCTGGGGCCCCCCGGGACTTTTTCCCATGAGGCGGCAGTTGCCTGGGCACGGCGGGTAGATCGCAACTGGCAGGCAGGGGCGGATAATTTCCTGACCTGCCTGAGCCTCCCGGAAGTCCTGGCCGCAGTCCAGAACCACCAGGCAGGAGCAGGGATTTTACCGGTGGAAAACTCCATCGAAGGAGCGGTGAACCTCACCCTGGACCTGGTCCTGGAGGAAGAAGGGCTTAAGGTAATCGGCGAAGTAGTATTGCCGGTCTGCCACTGCCTATTGGGCCGGGCAAAAGAAATGACGGCCATCCGGGAAGTCTGGTCCCACCCCCAGGCCCTGGCCCAGTGCCGCCATTACCTGGCCACTAACCTCCCTGGAGCAAAACTTAAGGCGGTTACCAGTACGGCTGAGGCTGCCAGGGAGGCCCGCCAGAGGCCGGAACTGGCGGCCATCGCTTCGGCTTTTGCCGCCAGGCTTTACCAGCTACCGGTACTGGCAACAAGCATCCAGGATTACCAGGATAACAAGACTCGTTTCTGGGTCCTGGGCCGGGAGGCACCGTCCCTCCCCGGACCTTACAAGACCTCCCTGGTGGTGGCTGCCCTGGCCAACCGCCCGGGAAGTCTTTATGCCATTTTAAAGGATTTTGCTGAAGCCGGCATAAATTTGACCCGTATTGAATCCCGTCCGACCAAAAAGGAACTGGGGGAATACCTTTTCTTTATTGACTGCGAGGGCAAAGCCACGGCATCACCATTAAAAGAAGTGCTGGCAGGCCTGAAATCCAGGACGGGTTTATTAAAAATCCTGGGATCTTACTCCCAGGACAGGGGGGAAACCAGTTGCAGCTAG
- the trpB gene encoding tryptophan synthase subunit beta: MALPDSRGHFGPYGGRFVPETLMPALKEIEKAYREAREDPTFQRELKYYLEQYAGRPTPLYFAANLTRHLGGARIYLKREDLNHTGSHKLNNALGQALLARRMGKKRLIAETGAGQHGVATATVAALLGMECEIYMGEEDTRRQALNVFRMELLGARVIPVAAGSRTLKDAVNEALRDWVTNVRTTYYLIGSVVGPHPYPMMVRDFQAVIGAETRQQVLEATGRLPDHLIACVGGGSNAMGIFYPFIQDTGVKLWGAEAAGRGLNTGRHAASLTAGRPGVFQGSYSYIVQDENGQIKPVYSLSAGLDYPGVGPEHSYLKDSGRATYVAITDAEALEAFQLLSRTEGIIPALESAHAVALAMKVAPGLSQEEIIVVNLSGRGDKDVQQVEAVLQEGGENHGC; the protein is encoded by the coding sequence ATGGCATTACCAGACAGCCGGGGGCATTTTGGTCCCTACGGCGGGCGCTTCGTACCCGAAACCCTCATGCCGGCCCTTAAGGAAATCGAAAAGGCATACCGGGAGGCCAGGGAGGATCCCACCTTTCAAAGGGAATTAAAATATTACCTTGAGCAGTACGCCGGCCGGCCGACACCTCTATATTTCGCAGCCAATCTCACCAGGCACCTGGGCGGGGCCCGGATTTACCTGAAGCGCGAGGATCTTAACCATACCGGTTCCCACAAGCTGAATAACGCCCTGGGCCAGGCTTTGCTCGCCCGGCGCATGGGCAAAAAACGCCTTATTGCCGAAACCGGTGCCGGCCAGCACGGGGTGGCCACAGCCACCGTGGCCGCCCTCCTGGGAATGGAATGCGAAATTTACATGGGGGAAGAAGATACCCGCCGCCAGGCCCTGAATGTCTTTCGCATGGAACTCCTGGGGGCCAGGGTAATCCCCGTGGCAGCCGGCAGCCGAACTTTAAAGGATGCCGTTAATGAAGCCCTGCGGGACTGGGTTACCAATGTCCGGACCACCTATTATCTAATCGGTTCAGTTGTTGGTCCCCACCCCTACCCCATGATGGTCCGGGACTTCCAGGCCGTCATCGGTGCAGAAACGCGGCAGCAGGTCCTGGAGGCTACAGGCCGCCTGCCAGACCACCTCATTGCCTGTGTAGGGGGGGGCAGTAACGCCATGGGCATCTTTTATCCCTTTATCCAGGACACCGGTGTCAAGCTGTGGGGCGCTGAAGCGGCCGGGCGAGGGTTAAATACCGGCCGGCATGCAGCCTCGTTAACTGCCGGCCGGCCCGGCGTTTTCCAGGGATCTTACAGCTATATCGTCCAGGACGAAAACGGCCAGATCAAGCCGGTATACTCGCTCTCAGCCGGCCTCGATTATCCCGGCGTAGGACCGGAGCATAGCTACCTTAAAGACAGCGGCCGGGCCACCTATGTGGCCATTACTGACGCCGAGGCACTGGAGGCCTTTCAACTGCTGAGCCGTACCGAAGGCATCATCCCGGCCCTGGAAAGCGCCCATGCCGTGGCTCTGGCCATGAAAGTGGCCCCCGGGTTATCACAGGAGGAAATTATCGTTGTTAATCTTTCCGGCCGCGGCGATAAGGACGTCCAGCAGGTGGAGGCTGTGCTCCAGGAGGGAGGAGAAAACCATGGGTGTTGA
- the trpD gene encoding anthranilate phosphoribosyltransferase, protein MLKSLIGQVVAGQDLSETEAEQAMDIIMTGEATPAQIAAFLTALRLKGETVEEITGFARSMRRRAAGITTRHQVFIDTCGTGGDGRHTFNISTTAAFVIAGAGVAVAKHGNRSVSSRCGSADVLEALGIKVDLPPAAVARCLDEVGMAFLFAPVFHGAMKYAAGPRREIGIRTVFNLLGPLTNPAGAPCQLVGVYDPSLTETVAAVLGRLGSRRAYVVHGSDGLDEVTTTGPTKITCLDHGSLTTYTFYPEDAGLPRAGLEDLAGGTAADNAAITRSVLKGEKGPARDVVLLNAAFGLLAAGVEKSLPGALATAATSIDSGAAMAKLQDMTAWIERWAA, encoded by the coding sequence GTGTTAAAGTCCCTAATTGGCCAGGTGGTAGCTGGCCAGGATTTAAGTGAAACCGAAGCTGAGCAAGCAATGGATATCATCATGACAGGCGAGGCTACCCCGGCCCAGATAGCTGCCTTCCTTACAGCCCTGCGCCTGAAGGGTGAAACGGTAGAAGAAATCACCGGCTTTGCCCGGAGCATGCGGCGCCGGGCTGCCGGCATCACCACCCGCCACCAGGTATTTATTGACACCTGCGGGACCGGCGGTGACGGTCGCCATACTTTTAACATTTCCACCACGGCTGCCTTCGTTATTGCCGGCGCCGGGGTGGCCGTAGCCAAACACGGTAATCGTTCCGTATCCAGCCGCTGCGGCAGCGCCGATGTGCTGGAAGCCCTGGGAATCAAGGTTGACCTGCCGCCGGCAGCCGTGGCACGCTGCCTGGATGAGGTGGGCATGGCCTTCCTTTTTGCCCCGGTATTCCACGGTGCCATGAAGTATGCCGCCGGCCCGCGCCGGGAAATCGGCATCCGCACCGTCTTTAACCTCCTTGGTCCCCTGACCAACCCGGCCGGTGCACCCTGCCAGCTGGTAGGCGTTTATGATCCTTCTTTAACGGAAACAGTAGCCGCTGTCCTGGGGCGGCTGGGGAGCCGTCGGGCTTACGTGGTCCACGGCAGCGACGGCCTGGACGAAGTCACAACCACCGGACCTACGAAAATAACCTGCCTGGATCACGGTAGCCTCACCACTTATACCTTTTATCCCGAGGATGCCGGCCTGCCCCGGGCTGGTTTAGAAGACCTGGCCGGGGGGACGGCAGCCGATAATGCTGCCATTACCCGCTCCGTACTGAAGGGCGAAAAGGGCCCGGCCCGGGACGTAGTTCTCCTCAATGCCGCCTTTGGCCTCCTGGCCGCGGGTGTAGAAAAATCCCTCCCGGGAGCTTTGGCTACAGCGGCAACGAGTATCGATTCCGGCGCCGCCATGGCCAAACTACAAGATATGACGGCCTGGATAGAAAGATGGGCTGCCTGA
- a CDS encoding prephenate dehydrogenase, with the protein MQLDRDPVPVAPPAGKISGNKGAGPLVERMAIIGLGLIGGSLGLALLQGGLAREVAGYDREVEAIQAAMQLGAINRKASCPEEAVAGAEVVILAVPVGTLSQVAGVIAPFLAPGTVVTDTGSVKGAIVRELESILQPRAFYVGGHPMAGSERAGIKAADRYLLENAVYVLTPTPATDAGALQRLEELFRVMGARVITMDPEEHDLVVAGISHLPHLLAVSLMQTAGILSREHPLTLMLAAGGFRDTTRIAAGDPVMWRDIFLHNRQAILTLLKCWRRQVESLEGMIARGDIEDLQAVLQQACSLRAQVPARQKGLLPALHELVVTVPDRPGVIGAMATALGNAGINIIDIEILRVREGEGGSIRLGFTTAAAAAKALEILQSRGINARKL; encoded by the coding sequence TTGCAGCTAGACCGGGACCCGGTTCCGGTAGCACCTCCGGCCGGGAAAATAAGCGGCAATAAAGGGGCCGGTCCCCTGGTTGAAAGGATGGCCATTATCGGCCTGGGCCTGATTGGCGGTTCCCTGGGCCTGGCCCTGTTGCAGGGAGGCCTGGCCCGGGAAGTGGCGGGCTATGACCGCGAGGTTGAGGCCATCCAGGCGGCCATGCAACTTGGTGCCATCAACCGCAAGGCTTCCTGCCCGGAGGAAGCAGTCGCCGGGGCTGAGGTGGTTATCCTGGCCGTACCTGTCGGCACTTTAAGCCAGGTAGCCGGGGTTATCGCCCCGTTCCTGGCGCCGGGGACCGTTGTTACCGATACCGGCAGCGTCAAAGGAGCCATTGTCCGGGAACTGGAAAGTATTCTCCAGCCCCGGGCCTTTTATGTCGGCGGTCATCCCATGGCCGGTTCCGAGCGGGCCGGCATCAAGGCCGCCGACCGTTATCTCCTGGAAAATGCGGTCTATGTTTTGACGCCAACACCGGCCACCGATGCCGGGGCCTTGCAACGCCTGGAAGAGCTGTTCCGGGTGATGGGAGCAAGGGTTATAACCATGGACCCGGAGGAGCACGACCTGGTGGTTGCCGGGATCAGCCATTTACCTCATCTATTAGCCGTCAGCCTGATGCAAACCGCCGGCATTCTTTCCCGGGAGCATCCCCTAACATTGATGCTGGCTGCCGGCGGTTTCCGGGATACAACCCGCATCGCTGCGGGCGACCCGGTCATGTGGCGGGATATTTTTCTCCACAACCGCCAGGCTATTCTTACTTTGTTAAAATGCTGGCGCCGCCAGGTGGAATCCCTGGAGGGGATGATTGCCCGGGGTGACATAGAGGACCTGCAGGCCGTTTTACAGCAGGCCTGCTCTTTAAGGGCCCAGGTGCCGGCGCGGCAAAAGGGCTTGCTGCCCGCCCTCCATGAGCTGGTGGTGACCGTCCCCGACCGGCCGGGGGTCATCGGTGCCATGGCTACGGCCCTGGGTAATGCCGGTATTAATATTATTGACATCGAAATCCTCCGGGTGCGGGAGGGGGAAGGAGGCAGCATCCGCCTGGGCTTTACCACAGCCGCCGCTGCCGCCAAAGCCCTGGAAATATTACAAAGCAGGGGTATTAACGCCCGGAAGTTGTAG
- a CDS encoding HutP family protein, which translates to MEYGSKKVAAVAIKMALAENREEEARLKKEFAGDGIRAAAVDYGGEFINSVQKIVERAVVAAKREGVIKETHPEEGAVAGATREALSQIMPKALGLNVGGKIGIARWHDHLSVAIFFGIGLLHLDEVGIGLGHRAV; encoded by the coding sequence ATGGAATACGGGAGTAAAAAAGTGGCGGCGGTGGCCATAAAGATGGCCCTTGCTGAAAACCGGGAAGAAGAAGCTCGGCTAAAGAAAGAATTTGCTGGCGATGGTATCCGGGCGGCAGCCGTTGATTACGGCGGTGAATTTATCAATTCCGTGCAAAAAATCGTTGAAAGAGCAGTAGTAGCCGCCAAAAGGGAAGGGGTTATTAAAGAAACCCACCCCGAGGAAGGGGCCGTTGCCGGGGCAACCCGGGAAGCCCTGTCCCAGATTATGCCCAAGGCCCTGGGTTTAAATGTAGGCGGCAAAATTGGTATTGCCCGCTGGCATGATCACTTGAGTGTGGCCATTTTCTTTGGCATCGGCCTGCTACACCTGGATGAAGTAGGCATTGGCCTGGGTCATCGGGCCGTCTGA
- the trpA gene encoding tryptophan synthase subunit alpha yields the protein MGVERISATFAAREKEGRKALIVYLCAGDPSLEVTAAAVEKLAAAGVDIIELGVPFSDPVADGPVIQAASTRALARGTNLRKILDLVKDLRSRVSLPLVLMSYYNPLLQYGLAALAADLAAAGVDGLIVPDLPLEESAPLREKLAAVKLAAIPLVAPTTPAERLQQIAAAAQGFIYCVSLTGVTGARESLPPGIAAYLARVRETTDLPLGVGFGISHPEQARLLAPLCDGIIVGSAVVQALHKGGVPAAAELVHSLRQAI from the coding sequence ATGGGTGTTGAGAGGATCAGCGCGACCTTTGCCGCCCGGGAAAAGGAAGGGCGCAAGGCCTTAATCGTCTACCTTTGTGCCGGGGATCCTTCCCTGGAGGTTACGGCGGCAGCCGTTGAGAAGCTGGCGGCAGCCGGGGTTGATATCATTGAGCTGGGGGTACCCTTCTCCGACCCCGTGGCCGATGGCCCGGTCATCCAGGCCGCCAGCACCCGCGCCCTGGCCAGGGGGACGAATTTAAGGAAGATCCTGGACCTGGTAAAGGATTTGCGCTCCCGGGTGAGCCTGCCCCTGGTCCTCATGAGCTACTACAACCCCCTCCTCCAGTACGGCCTGGCAGCGCTGGCTGCCGACCTGGCCGCTGCCGGGGTAGACGGCCTGATCGTTCCCGACCTGCCCCTGGAAGAAAGCGCCCCTTTGCGGGAAAAATTAGCAGCGGTAAAACTAGCGGCCATTCCCCTGGTGGCGCCGACGACGCCGGCAGAACGCCTGCAGCAAATTGCCGCGGCAGCGCAGGGCTTTATCTACTGCGTTTCCCTGACCGGGGTAACCGGGGCCAGGGAAAGCCTGCCCCCCGGGATTGCGGCGTATCTCGCCAGGGTACGGGAGACAACGGACCTCCCCCTGGGGGTAGGATTCGGCATCAGCCATCCTGAGCAAGCCAGGCTCCTGGCTCCCCTCTGCGACGGCATCATCGTCGGCAGCGCCGTTGTTCAGGCGCTCCATAAAGGGGGCGTGCCGGCAGCTGCAGAACTTGTGCATAGTTTGCGCCAGGCTATATAA
- a CDS encoding phosphoribosylanthranilate isomerase, giving the protein MVRVKICGIRSYEEARLVLNAGVDTLGFVFARSPRQINPEAAREIIMKLPPFTTTVGVFVNEPRYSLMEIATFCRLDVLQLHGDEPPEYCRGLSQRLIKAFRVRDASFVQAMDYYPEVQGFLLDAYVPGVAGGSGRTFNWELAKDAVARGRPIILAGGLTPENVGTAIRTVRPYAVDVASGVETNGRKDPAKIVSFLQAVREAEEQVSRPPLHHP; this is encoded by the coding sequence ATGGTCAGGGTAAAAATTTGCGGCATCCGGAGCTATGAAGAAGCCCGGCTGGTCCTGAACGCCGGCGTCGATACCCTTGGTTTTGTCTTTGCCAGAAGCCCCAGGCAGATAAACCCGGAAGCCGCCCGGGAGATAATAATGAAGCTGCCGCCCTTTACCACGACGGTAGGCGTTTTCGTGAATGAGCCCCGCTACAGTCTCATGGAAATAGCTACCTTCTGCCGCCTGGATGTCCTTCAGCTCCATGGTGATGAGCCGCCGGAATACTGCCGCGGGCTTTCTCAGCGACTTATTAAAGCTTTCCGGGTACGGGATGCAAGCTTTGTCCAGGCCATGGACTATTACCCGGAGGTACAGGGCTTCCTCCTGGATGCTTACGTCCCGGGGGTTGCCGGCGGCAGCGGCCGGACCTTTAACTGGGAACTGGCCAAAGATGCCGTGGCCCGGGGCCGGCCTATCATCCTGGCCGGGGGCCTGACACCCGAAAATGTTGGCACCGCCATCCGTACCGTGCGGCCCTATGCCGTCGATGTCGCCAGCGGCGTGGAAACAAACGGCCGCAAGGATCCGGCCAAAATAGTTTCATTTCTACAGGCTGTGAGGGAAGCTGAAGAGCAGGTCAGCCGTCCACCACTGCATCACCCCTAG
- the trpE gene encoding anthranilate synthase component I, protein MIQPDRQTYLDLAQKVPYVPVWAEVLADTETPISLYLRLANKPDSFLLESVEGGERLGRYSLIGFDPLLTFKIRAGKAYLTARGQTELLPEKPVAALRRLMAQLSLPPVVGPRFCGGLVGYLGYDLAREIESLPGHAVDDLQLPDTYLTLHRVFLIYDHILRTVRVGYLGRGGEEAAAGYEDAVAAVRRLLQAFDRPVKTCRQDRNLPFTAGSWQANVTRREFIQGVKKAKEYIAAGDIFQVVLSQRLSLPFTGDTLAVYRRLRTLNPSPYMFYLNLPEVKLVGASPEMLVRVEGGKIDYSPIAGTRPRGRTPREDQELTRELLASEKERAEHLMLLDLGRNDIGRVAAPGSIQVPRQMVVEYYSHVMHLVSRITARLAPGKDALDALLACFPAGTVTGAPKVRAMEIIAELEPTARGPYAGAVGYLGLHGNLDTCIAIRTITFTRGQAFVQAGAGIVADSDPAGEYEETLNKARALLQVLNTRGEENYAANDR, encoded by the coding sequence GTGATCCAGCCTGACCGGCAAACCTATCTGGATCTGGCCCAAAAGGTCCCCTATGTTCCCGTCTGGGCCGAAGTCCTGGCCGATACCGAAACTCCCATTTCCCTGTACTTAAGATTGGCCAACAAACCGGACAGCTTTTTACTGGAAAGTGTTGAGGGCGGGGAGAGGCTGGGCCGCTACTCCCTGATCGGCTTTGATCCCTTGCTGACTTTTAAAATCCGGGCAGGGAAAGCTTATTTAACTGCCCGAGGACAAACTGAGCTTCTCCCAGAAAAGCCGGTGGCGGCTTTACGCAGGTTAATGGCGCAATTATCCCTACCGCCAGTTGTTGGGCCTCGTTTTTGCGGGGGATTGGTGGGTTACCTGGGTTACGACCTGGCCCGGGAAATAGAGAGCTTACCCGGCCACGCCGTGGATGACCTGCAACTGCCGGATACTTATCTAACCCTCCACCGGGTGTTTCTCATCTATGACCACATCTTGCGAACGGTACGGGTGGGTTACCTGGGCCGGGGCGGGGAAGAGGCGGCAGCGGGCTATGAAGATGCCGTAGCCGCAGTCCGACGCCTCTTGCAGGCTTTTGATAGGCCGGTAAAAACGTGCCGGCAGGACAGAAACCTTCCCTTTACTGCCGGATCTTGGCAGGCCAATGTAACCCGGCGGGAATTTATCCAGGGAGTAAAAAAAGCCAAGGAATATATCGCTGCCGGGGATATCTTCCAGGTCGTCCTCTCCCAGCGCTTGAGCCTGCCCTTTACCGGCGATACCCTGGCTGTTTACCGGCGGCTGCGCACCCTTAATCCTTCTCCTTATATGTTTTACCTGAACCTGCCGGAAGTAAAACTGGTGGGGGCCTCCCCGGAAATGCTGGTCAGGGTAGAAGGGGGGAAGATTGACTACAGTCCTATTGCCGGCACCAGGCCCCGGGGCCGGACTCCCCGGGAGGACCAGGAGTTAACTAGAGAACTCCTGGCCAGTGAAAAGGAGCGAGCCGAACATCTAATGCTCCTGGACCTGGGTCGCAACGACATCGGCCGGGTGGCAGCTCCCGGAAGTATCCAGGTACCCCGGCAGATGGTAGTTGAATATTATTCCCACGTCATGCACCTGGTTTCCCGTATTACTGCCCGCCTGGCGCCGGGCAAGGACGCCCTGGACGCTTTACTCGCCTGTTTCCCTGCGGGTACGGTAACCGGGGCACCGAAGGTGCGGGCCATGGAGATCATTGCCGAACTGGAGCCAACGGCGCGAGGACCTTATGCCGGTGCCGTGGGGTATCTCGGCCTCCACGGCAACCTTGATACCTGCATCGCCATCCGGACCATTACTTTTACCCGGGGGCAGGCCTTTGTCCAGGCCGGTGCCGGTATAGTTGCCGATTCCGACCCGGCGGGTGAATATGAAGAAACCTTGAATAAAGCCCGGGCTCTGCTTCAAGTGCTGAATACCAGGGGGGAAGAGAATTATGCTGCTAATGATCGATAA
- the aroF gene encoding 3-deoxy-7-phosphoheptulonate synthase, whose translation MIIIMEPGATSEEQQAVIARLEREGFKVHLSRGVERTIIGAIGDKTRLKSETLAALPGVEKVVPILQPYKLAGRDFHPEDTVVPVGDLTVGGRQVQIIAGPCAVESREQLLETAMAVREAGATMLRGGAYKPRSSPYSFQGLAAKGLEFLAEAREVTGLPVVTEIMDPALVTEVAQVADVLQIGSRNMQNFALLQAVGRTQKPVLLKRGLSATIEEWLLAAEYILAEGNSHVILCERGIRTFETYTRNTLDLSAVPAVKHLSHLPVIVDPSHGTGRKFMVAPMARAALAAGADGLMIEVHPNPQEALSDGPQSLTPEQFARLVQEIRPIIAAGERELGHLVS comes from the coding sequence ATGATCATTATCATGGAGCCCGGAGCAACTTCAGAGGAACAGCAGGCGGTGATAGCGCGCCTGGAACGGGAGGGTTTCAAGGTACACCTTTCCCGGGGAGTAGAACGGACAATAATCGGTGCTATTGGTGATAAGACACGTCTGAAGTCTGAAACCCTGGCCGCCCTGCCCGGGGTGGAAAAGGTGGTGCCCATTTTACAGCCCTACAAGCTGGCCGGCCGGGATTTTCACCCCGAGGACACCGTGGTACCTGTAGGGGATTTGACCGTCGGCGGCCGCCAGGTGCAGATTATCGCCGGACCCTGCGCGGTGGAGAGCCGGGAGCAGCTCCTGGAAACCGCCATGGCCGTCCGGGAGGCCGGGGCGACCATGCTGCGGGGAGGAGCCTATAAACCCCGCAGCTCACCTTACTCCTTCCAGGGCCTGGCCGCCAAAGGCCTGGAATTCCTGGCCGAAGCCCGGGAAGTTACCGGTTTGCCCGTGGTGACGGAGATCATGGACCCGGCCTTGGTCACTGAAGTTGCGCAGGTTGCCGATGTACTGCAAATCGGTTCCCGGAACATGCAAAACTTCGCCCTGCTCCAGGCCGTGGGCCGCACCCAAAAGCCGGTGCTTTTGAAACGCGGCCTCTCGGCGACCATTGAGGAATGGCTCCTGGCCGCCGAATATATCCTCGCTGAAGGTAACAGCCATGTCATCTTATGCGAGCGGGGCATTCGTACCTTTGAGACGTACACCCGCAATACCCTGGACCTGAGCGCCGTACCGGCAGTAAAGCATTTATCCCACCTGCCGGTCATTGTCGATCCCAGCCACGGGACCGGGCGCAAGTTTATGGTCGCGCCCATGGCCAGGGCCGCCCTGGCTGCCGGTGCCGACGGCTTAATGATCGAGGTGCACCCCAACCCCCAGGAAGCCCTCTCCGACGGCCCCCAGTCCCTGACACCGGAGCAATTTGCCCGCCTGGTACAGGAAATCCGGCCCATAATCGCTGCCGGCGAGCGGGAACTGGGGCATCTGGTATCATGA